A stretch of Thermococcus bergensis DNA encodes these proteins:
- a CDS encoding ABC transporter permease, producing MFFRYPLRVISSILVGLVFLLQFVFFGQAVLGGRYSQLLASSTGMGDYPTYALIGYVLWWVSVSPMEAYVWGVRRELQRGTFEMNVLSPVRILELLSGLALSWLLMDSALMGIVFVIGALIFDIPLTFAIILKSIPIILASLLAFLGFGFIFAGLVMLLKNIGPFAQIFEFGMLFFSGVFFPLSLMSKWLVAFSKVFPLTHAASAVRAIFVGKTYAEIQGEIVWLLFLIPLYWAAGYLIFKWAEKITRVVGYGGY from the coding sequence ATGTTTTTCAGGTATCCTTTGAGGGTAATAAGCTCTATTCTCGTTGGGTTAGTTTTCCTTCTTCAGTTTGTCTTCTTTGGACAGGCTGTCCTTGGAGGGAGGTATTCACAGCTTTTGGCGAGCTCTACGGGCATGGGGGATTATCCAACGTACGCTTTGATTGGCTACGTTTTGTGGTGGGTTTCAGTTTCGCCGATGGAAGCTTATGTATGGGGAGTAAGGAGAGAACTCCAGAGGGGAACCTTTGAGATGAATGTTCTTTCTCCAGTGAGGATTTTAGAGCTCCTCTCCGGATTGGCCCTTAGCTGGCTTTTAATGGATTCTGCCCTCATGGGAATTGTCTTTGTAATTGGTGCCCTGATATTTGATATTCCTCTCACGTTTGCAATAATTCTGAAGTCTATTCCAATTATTCTGGCGTCACTATTGGCTTTTTTGGGATTTGGGTTCATCTTTGCTGGGCTTGTGATGCTTCTAAAGAACATAGGGCCTTTTGCTCAGATATTTGAGTTTGGAATGCTCTTTTTCTCCGGCGTCTTCTTCCCCCTTAGCTTAATGTCCAAATGGCTGGTTGCTTTTTCAAAGGTGTTTCCACTTACCCATGCCGCCTCCGCTGTTAGGGCAATCTTTGTTGGAAAAACCTACGCAGAAATACAGGGGGAAATAGTGTGGCTTCTCTTTTTAATTCCCCTTTACTGGGCAGCTGGATATCTAATTTTCAAATGGGCGGAAAAGATAACCCGGGTGGTTGGCTATGGAGGTTACTAA
- a CDS encoding carboxymuconolactone decarboxylase family protein → MAAEKNWKSTLENVKRKTGELVESAPELSKFIEYVHTAESPNALDTKTKELISLAIAVVIRCEPCILWHCEAAINAGATKEEILDTLKVAVVMGGGPALMYAVKAYEIAKEFLKE, encoded by the coding sequence GTGGCTGCTGAGAAAAATTGGAAATCGACTTTGGAAAACGTAAAAAGAAAGACTGGTGAACTCGTCGAATCTGCTCCAGAACTCTCCAAGTTTATTGAATACGTCCACACTGCCGAGAGCCCAAATGCTCTCGACACAAAAACAAAAGAACTCATTTCTTTAGCTATAGCGGTGGTCATACGCTGCGAGCCCTGTATTCTCTGGCACTGTGAAGCCGCTATCAATGCTGGGGCAACTAAAGAAGAAATTCTCGACACACTGAAAGTTGCTGTAGTAATGGGTGGGGGACCTGCCTTAATGTACGCTGTAAAGGCATATGAAATAGCAAAAGAATTCCTCAAGGAATGA
- a CDS encoding ABC transporter permease: protein MEVTNELRALYGVAVKSWRIFLSYRVWFISDVMFGFFFVGQALLIGMGLTGERNSPALQQLTGYSDYVTFAVLGFMVLGFGLTFLSGFVWSVVDELYAGTLEYSFAAPIRRLTFFLGNVLTRIFLSLIYMAIYVPLFVVLFDIQFNPFNFIKALPVLFVGTVGMIGMGMAAAGIVLYLKDPGPFITILEMLVFALSGAMYPISILPKGLQIMAKILPYAPTSEAVRKVVAYGYEKAVGEISYLVGLSLIYAILGYLGYKWSEKQARTVGLKSY from the coding sequence ATGGAGGTTACTAACGAGCTCAGAGCGCTTTATGGTGTTGCAGTTAAGAGCTGGAGAATCTTTTTGAGTTACAGGGTGTGGTTTATCAGCGATGTCATGTTTGGATTTTTCTTCGTTGGTCAGGCTCTGCTGATAGGAATGGGCCTCACAGGCGAGAGAAATTCCCCCGCACTTCAGCAGCTTACTGGATACTCAGACTACGTAACTTTTGCAGTCTTGGGATTTATGGTACTGGGCTTTGGCTTGACTTTTCTAAGCGGCTTTGTGTGGAGCGTTGTTGATGAGCTCTACGCCGGCACTCTCGAGTACTCCTTTGCGGCCCCAATAAGGAGGCTGACGTTTTTCCTGGGCAACGTTCTTACCAGAATTTTCTTGTCACTAATCTACATGGCTATATACGTTCCCCTTTTTGTAGTGCTATTTGACATTCAATTCAACCCCTTTAATTTCATTAAAGCCCTTCCAGTGTTGTTTGTGGGTACGGTAGGAATGATAGGGATGGGAATGGCCGCCGCGGGCATTGTTCTTTATTTAAAAGACCCGGGCCCGTTCATAACGATTCTTGAAATGCTGGTCTTTGCTTTAAGCGGTGCGATGTATCCAATTTCAATCTTGCCTAAGGGATTGCAGATAATGGCGAAAATCCTTCCCTATGCCCCAACTAGTGAAGCCGTAAGAAAAGTTGTTGCCTACGGCTACGAAAAAGCCGTGGGAGAGATTTCCTATCTTGTGGGTCTCTCTTTAATCTATGCCATTTTGGGATATTTGGGATACAAATGGAGTGAAAAGCAGGCAAGAACAGTTGGCTTGAAGAGCTACTAA
- a CDS encoding ABC transporter ATP-binding protein: protein MYAVEVFDLKKKYPKKIPLPFRKVEWVDAVKGISFKVKKGELFGLLGPNGAGKTTTIKMLTTLLEPTEGEAKILGYDIRKDAREIRKRINLVAEGERTLYWRLSAYENLKYFARIYYVPKREEKERIEELLRLVGLWERKDDLVMNYSRGMKQRLAIAKALINDPEVLFLDEPTLGLDVQSSIFVREFIRKLVDEKGKTVLLTTHYMVEAEQLCDRIAIIDHGKIIALDTPDGLKKLVKDEDVVEIRLKWEGTFDSLPWRMAVVDEDSERGIITLRGQVDEEELPKLVEWLVKKGAKIISVEQKEPTLEDVFIKLTGRGLRD from the coding sequence ATGTATGCCGTTGAAGTCTTTGATTTGAAAAAGAAGTACCCTAAAAAGATTCCCCTCCCGTTTAGAAAGGTAGAATGGGTGGATGCAGTTAAGGGTATCAGCTTTAAGGTCAAAAAGGGCGAACTTTTTGGCCTTCTTGGGCCCAATGGGGCTGGAAAGACCACTACAATAAAAATGCTAACCACTTTGCTTGAGCCTACTGAAGGAGAAGCGAAAATCTTGGGGTATGATATAAGGAAAGATGCAAGGGAAATTAGAAAGAGAATAAACCTTGTGGCAGAGGGAGAGAGAACTCTTTACTGGCGTTTGAGTGCGTATGAAAACCTGAAATATTTTGCGAGGATTTATTATGTCCCCAAGAGAGAGGAAAAAGAAAGAATTGAAGAACTCCTCAGATTGGTTGGACTGTGGGAGAGGAAAGATGATTTGGTTATGAACTACTCGAGGGGGATGAAGCAGAGGCTGGCTATAGCAAAGGCTTTGATAAACGACCCGGAAGTCCTGTTTTTGGACGAACCTACCCTAGGCTTAGATGTCCAGAGCTCCATATTTGTTAGGGAATTTATAAGGAAGCTTGTTGACGAGAAAGGAAAAACCGTCCTCCTAACGACCCACTACATGGTTGAGGCGGAGCAGCTCTGTGATAGGATAGCCATAATAGACCACGGTAAGATTATAGCCCTCGATACTCCGGATGGGCTTAAAAAGCTTGTTAAAGACGAAGATGTCGTGGAAATACGCCTCAAATGGGAGGGTACTTTTGATAGCTTACCTTGGAGAATGGCAGTTGTAGATGAGGATTCCGAAAGGGGAATTATAACCTTAAGAGGCCAGGTGGATGAGGAAGAGCTTCCCAAGCTAGTCGAGTGGCTTGTAAAAAAGGGAGCGAAAATAATAAGCGTAGAGCAGAAGGAGCCAACTCTTGAGGACGTTTTTATAAAGCTCACAGGAAGGGGGTTGAGAGATTGA
- a CDS encoding ADP-dependent ribose-1-phosphate kinase: MFDVVAIGNLNYDITLLLDRFPEFHEKIIAKSAHFGLGGAAGNTASWLAHMGVKVGFIGAVGNDEIGEAHINYFKKIGVDVGGIKVVNEHSGIAISLIKGEDKRIVKHLGANAYRDVDFEYLSKARHIHMSSNPKELIEKTANFAFEKGISISLDIGEAEVPESVEDKITYLLMNEDEFKRKYGSLDRVHDVKAKNVIITLNGGGAMVRDENGDVFEVRGLSAEVVDSTGAGDAFDAGFVYGVLKGWKLEDAAKLGTLLAYLTVQKVGARSAIIPLEEIKKISKELNLGLPF, from the coding sequence ATGTTTGACGTAGTTGCAATAGGCAACCTCAACTACGATATAACTCTCCTTTTAGATAGGTTTCCCGAGTTTCATGAGAAGATAATCGCCAAGAGTGCCCACTTTGGATTGGGTGGTGCTGCAGGCAATACCGCTTCTTGGTTAGCCCATATGGGAGTTAAGGTGGGCTTCATCGGCGCAGTCGGTAACGATGAGATTGGAGAGGCACACATAAACTACTTTAAGAAAATCGGTGTGGATGTAGGAGGTATTAAAGTTGTCAATGAGCACTCTGGAATAGCCATATCTCTGATAAAAGGAGAAGACAAGAGGATAGTAAAGCACCTCGGCGCTAACGCATACAGAGATGTCGATTTTGAGTACCTTTCAAAAGCCCGACACATCCACATGTCATCAAATCCAAAAGAGCTCATTGAAAAGACTGCTAACTTTGCCTTCGAGAAAGGAATTTCCATTTCGCTGGACATAGGTGAGGCAGAAGTTCCAGAATCTGTCGAGGACAAAATAACCTACCTGCTGATGAACGAGGACGAGTTCAAACGAAAATATGGAAGCCTGGATAGGGTTCATGATGTCAAAGCCAAAAACGTTATCATAACATTAAACGGCGGTGGAGCAATGGTTAGAGACGAGAATGGAGATGTCTTTGAAGTTAGAGGCTTAAGTGCCGAGGTAGTAGATTCTACCGGAGCCGGGGATGCCTTTGATGCTGGATTCGTCTATGGAGTTCTCAAAGGGTGGAAACTTGAAGATGCAGCAAAGCTCGGAACTTTACTTGCATATCTAACGGTGCAGAAAGTTGGCGCTAGAAGCGCAATTATCCCATTGGAGGAAATTAAAAAAATATCAAAAGAGCTGAACCTAGGACTGCCCTTTTAG
- the tfe gene encoding transcription factor E — MKSKNPEVLLMAKRKNQELLKFAEEIGGEEAIEVIKALEKKKEATDEEIAEMTGIRVNTVRKILYALYDNQLAEFRRVRDKDTGWYYYYWRLETKRLPELIRARKMQELKKLKEMLEEETKEIYYHCGTPGHPRLTFDEAMEYEFRCPLCGEMLMQYDNNEIVKELQEKIKKLEKELGIKA; from the coding sequence ATAAAATCCAAAAACCCGGAGGTCTTACTTATGGCCAAAAGAAAAAACCAAGAGCTCCTGAAATTCGCAGAGGAAATAGGTGGGGAAGAAGCGATTGAAGTAATCAAGGCTCTCGAAAAGAAAAAGGAGGCAACCGATGAAGAGATAGCGGAGATGACTGGAATTAGGGTAAATACTGTCCGGAAAATCTTATACGCTCTCTATGACAATCAGCTCGCAGAGTTCAGGAGGGTTAGGGACAAAGATACAGGATGGTACTACTATTACTGGCGCCTCGAAACAAAGAGACTACCAGAACTCATTAGAGCCAGAAAAATGCAGGAACTCAAAAAGCTAAAAGAAATGCTTGAGGAAGAAACTAAAGAAATCTACTATCACTGCGGAACTCCCGGCCATCCAAGACTGACTTTTGATGAAGCGATGGAATATGAGTTCAGATGCCCCCTGTGCGGTGAAATGCTTATGCAGTATGACAACAACGAGATAGTAAAAGAACTTCAAGAAAAAATTAAGAAGCTTGAAAAAGAACTTGGAATAAAGGCTTAA
- a CDS encoding DUF2110 family protein, with amino-acid sequence MEIVILEKIYGDRSGFEKLDKKLKSLIGDLEVSWKIGITQKQWVKITLEGEDEEVSANLIREEFGEVPYKLSSVKEGELYRGRFIDLGKVGYGVYVDIGIFSPAPKDVLVPLYYLKSLFGDKPARQLIREFGWIDHLPVELEITKVEFGAREIEGKFSEKQLRQIKQWTTDGYDKIFVAGTISEKVEEALIKTGHSRDVKRLEELGLMETLLVLKKGTQAPGIIKEIGPHLRAAVFGAIKFED; translated from the coding sequence ATGGAGATTGTTATTCTCGAGAAGATATATGGAGATAGAAGCGGTTTTGAAAAGCTCGATAAAAAGCTCAAGTCTCTTATAGGAGACTTAGAAGTTTCATGGAAGATAGGAATTACTCAAAAACAGTGGGTCAAAATAACCTTAGAAGGAGAAGATGAAGAGGTTTCTGCAAACCTCATACGAGAGGAGTTCGGAGAGGTTCCCTATAAGCTAAGCAGCGTAAAAGAAGGAGAACTATACAGGGGAAGGTTCATTGACCTCGGAAAAGTAGGTTATGGAGTCTACGTTGACATCGGAATATTCTCGCCGGCTCCAAAGGATGTGTTGGTTCCCCTTTATTACCTCAAGTCCCTCTTTGGAGATAAGCCGGCTAGACAGCTCATAAGGGAGTTCGGCTGGATAGATCACCTGCCTGTTGAGCTGGAAATCACAAAAGTGGAATTTGGGGCAAGGGAGATAGAAGGAAAATTCAGTGAAAAACAGCTGAGGCAAATAAAACAGTGGACAACCGACGGATATGATAAGATATTCGTTGCCGGCACAATAAGTGAAAAGGTTGAAGAAGCATTAATAAAAACCGGGCATTCAAGAGATGTAAAGAGACTCGAGGAGCTTGGACTCATGGAAACACTTTTGGTTCTTAAGAAGGGCACGCAAGCCCCCGGAATTATCAAAGAGATAGGGCCCCACCTTAGGGCCGCAGTATTTGGGGCAATTAAGTTTGAGGACTGA